A stretch of Schistocerca americana isolate TAMUIC-IGC-003095 chromosome 3, iqSchAmer2.1, whole genome shotgun sequence DNA encodes these proteins:
- the LOC124605248 gene encoding transcriptional regulator ovo-like isoform X2, whose amino-acid sequence MPKIFLIKNRLHLQQQRLLESQKRATEDAPALSPPGSPLSESQQHQAQPLSLIVCKSPSQPSAQQKLPPRVSATDGKCDADGDGKSSSSPGPEGSQAVTPGVSVSTGVSSGDGDARPPTPATKPNAASDHKPHRFYSSLLGADLQQASTTPANGGTQRAHVLTRAERKEYAGVATAPPPPPPPSAPPSEDSVSSPPPPPPGAGTPSAGAVPDAGITPTPPPAAAERVSVIQRAPTSAPSNAPELGPEQDAPIDYHVPKKRDGSDTDQDTSQIDDRRARPRFQLFKVGSRLPPLPIQHLLARHGAGTPRTAAAGHGHSSSRGSGGGGSSGGSGSSSGSGSSGGSLGGYSGGGGLGGGGGGVLGGGGGGGGSMNPGGGGGGHRGGSNMYGPNSPPTGSLPPFYESLKAGSLGGGAGSNGNGLGGVFAQHYANYSLLGPLAMDCDTGQHHHQQQQQQDIYNQQKQYSLLQNVCESYGISFKEEEEDELSEYVAAAVAAQQQEQQQQQQQQQQQQQQQQQQQNQRQQVVPKVEGSVLPPVHLLGAPQHTYNMFSVDTAAAAAADQMVVDMVSGSVVDPLPFTATLAFSSPAHDHNALIASLSDDLFLQRMSSPEADDTDAAMESTGNADANGLLDDDSQGQQNVSGNSSNTNIPPPVEPSVDPFPEHCQNVLGLSTSAANNNGQRSFDTSRNFAAPSQFGKNGVSSSSSSYGNGENNPSANNVGYSPLPKERAELALHISSAASPPTDATSPAPDAVPHMQQLQIQVQMSQQQHMVQQHSSASSQLQLSPGLSSFTAGGGLELHSPGAVSLPSPASCSLDGAGSGPGSLSPPASISGGPSRRTANSSDANTVQTDISNIPSLQLGLPVEVPLEFVNGGHGIKNPLANHEMTPAVPGGRPSSRAAHVTNDSVERPSANPDDPTRFTCRICAKTFSLQRLLNRHMKCHSDVKRYLCTFCGKGFNDTFDLKRHTRTHTGVRPYKCNLCEKSFTQRCSLESHCLKVHGVQHQYAYKERRTKMYVCEECGHTTSEPEVHYLHLKDNHPYSPALLKFYDKRHFKFTNANFANMLLQVRS is encoded by the exons ACGGGAAATGCGATGCAGATGGCGACGGCAAGTCGTCCTCTTCCCCGGGCCCAGAGGGTTCTCAGGCTGTGACACCGGGTGTCAGCGTCAGCACAGGTGTGAGCTCCGGTGACGGTGATGCCAGGCCGCCTACTCCTGCGACCAAACCTAACGCTGCTAGTGACCACAAACCACACCGCTTCTACTCGTCCCTACTGGGTGCAGACCTGCAGCAGGCATCCACTACCCCTGCTAACG GTGGAACCCAGCGCGCCCACGTACTGACACGTGCCGAACGCAAGGAATATGCTGGTGTTGCAACAGCTccgccaccacctccaccaccttcTGCTCCACCGTCGGAGGACTCGGTGTCATCACCGCCACCGCCACCTCCAGGTGCTGGCACTCCTAGTGCAGGTGCAGTACCAGATGCCGGTATCACCCCGACGCCACCACCGGCTGCCGCCGAGCGCGTATCGGTCATTCAGCGTGCGCCCACATCTGCTCCCAGTAATGCTCCTGAGTTAGGCCCTGAGCAGGACGCACCAATAGACTACCACGTGCCCAAGAAGAGAGATGGGTCTGACACAGATCAGGATACCTCCCAG ATCGATGACAGGAGGGCTCGACCACGTTTCCAGTTGTTCAAAGTAGGAAGCAGGTTACCACCTCTTCCCATTCAGCACCTCCTGGCTCGCCACGGTGCAGGAACTCCACGCACAGCGGCTGCTGGCCACGGCCATAGCAGTAGccgtggtagtggtggtggtggcagcagtgGAGGCAGCGGAAGTTCATCTGGAAGTGGGTCCTCAGGAGGCAGTCTCGGTGGCTACTCGGGTGGTGGCGGCCTCGGAGGTGGCGGTGGCGGCGTTTTGGGTGGTGGCGGAGGAGGCGGTGGCTCGATGAACccgggaggtggtggtggtggacacCGTGGTGGTTCCAATATGTATGGACCCAATAGTCCTCCTACAG gTTCACTTCCTCCATTCTATGAGAGCCTGAAAGCTGGTAGCCTCGGTGGTGGTGCAGGAAGCAATGGTAATGGCTTGGGAGGTGTATTTGCTCAGCATTACGCAAATTACTCTCTGCTAGGTCCACTTGCAATGGACTGTGACACTGGGCAACACCACcaccaacagcaacaacagcaggacATATACAATCAGCAGAAGCAATACTCTCTCCTTCAGAATGTATGTGAATCATATGGCATTTCTttcaaagaggaggaggaggatgaactGAGCGAGTATGTTGCCGCAGCAGTGGCTGCACAGCagcaagagcagcagcagcagcagcagcaacaacaacaacagcagcagcagcagcagcagcagcaaaatcaACGCCAGCAAGTGGTTCCTAAAGTTGAGGGCAGTGTCTTGCCTCCTGTTCATCTGCTTGGTGCCCCTCAGCATACATACAATATGTTCAG TGTGGATacagctgctgcagctgcagcagaCCAGATGGTGGTGGATATGGTGTCGGGAAGTGTTGTTGATCCCCTACCCTTCACAGCAACATTAGCATTTTCAAGCCCTGCACATGACCACAATGCTCTCATTGCTTCTCTCTCTGATGATCTCTTCCTTCAACGGATGTCTTCGCCAGAGGCTGATGATACAGATGCTGCCATGGAGAGCACAGGAAATGCTGATGCAAATGGCCTACTGGATGATGACAGCCAAG GTCAGCAAAATGTCAGTGGCAACAGCAGCAATACAAATATTCCACCACCAGTCGAACCAAGTGTAGATCCATTTCCAGAACATTGTCAGAATGTACTTGGCCTTTCTACATCTGCAG CTAACAACAATGGACAGCGCAGTTTTGACACTTCACGTAATTTTGCTGCACCTTCTCAATTtggaaagaatggtgtttcatcatcctcctcctcctatgGAAATGGAGAAAACAATCCCTCAGCAAACAATGTTGGCTATAGTCCTCTCCCAAAGGAGCGTGCAGAGTTGGCACTACATATATCATCAGCAGCTTCCCCTCCGACAGATGCTACTTCTCCAGCCCCAGATGCTGTGCCTCATATGCAGCAACTGCAGATACAG GTGCAGATGTCACAACAGCAGCACATGGTCCAGCAGCATTCATCAGCTAGCTCACAGCTACAGCTGTCACCAGGGCTTTCATCCTTCACAGCTGGTGGAGGCCTAGAGCTGCATTCACCTGGGGCAGTTTCACTTCCATCACCCGCCTCCTGCAGCCTCGATGGAGCTGGCTCGGGACCTGGTTCTCTATCACCGCCTGCTTCAATTTCTGGAGGACCAAGTCGCAGAACGGCAAACAGCTCAGATGCAAACACTGTACAGACAGACATCAGCAACATACCATCATTGCAA CTTGGTTTACCTGTGGAGGTGCCATTGGAGTTTGTCAATGGTGGTCATGGCATCAAAAACCCATTGGCAAACCATGAAATGACACCTGCAGTGCCTGGAGGAAGACCTTCTTCAAGGGCAGCCCATGTTACAAATGATTCTGTGGAACGTCCCTCAGCCAATCCTGATGATCCTACACGTTTTACATGTCGTATCTGCGCCAAAACCTTCAGTCTGCAGAGACTTCTCAATAGGCATATGAAGTGTCACAGTGATGTGAAACGTTACCTTTGCACTTTTTGTGGAAAAGGGTTTAATGACACTTTTGACTTGAAGCGGCATACAAGGACACATACAG GTGTTCGCCCATATAAATGCAACCTGTGTGAAAAATCCTTCACACAGCGGTGTTCTCTAGAATCTCATTGCCTCAAGGTCCATGGGGTCCAGCATCAGTATGCTTACAAAGAAAGGAGAACAAAG atGTATGTGTGCGAGGAATGTGGTCACAcaaccagtgaacctgaagttcATTACCTACACTTGAAAGACAACCATCCATACAGCCCAGCACTTCTGAAATTTTATGACAAACGTCATTTCAAGTTTACAAATGCAAACTTTGCCAACATGCTTCTGCAAGTGCGATCTTAA
- the LOC124605248 gene encoding transcriptional regulator ovo-like isoform X1 encodes MPKIFLIKNRLHLQQQRLLESQKRATEDAPALSPPGSPLSESQQHQAQPLSLIVCKSPSQPSAQQKLPPRVSATDGKCDADGDGKSSSSPGPEGSQAVTPGVSVSTGVSSGDGDARPPTPATKPNAASDHKPHRFYSSLLGADLQQASTTPANGGTQRAHVLTRAERKEYAGVATAPPPPPPPSAPPSEDSVSSPPPPPPGAGTPSAGAVPDAGITPTPPPAAAERVSVIQRAPTSAPSNAPELGPEQDAPIDYHVPKKRDGSDTDQDTSQIDDRRARPRFQLFKVGSRLPPLPIQHLLARHGAGTPRTAAAGHGHSSSRGSGGGGSSGGSGSSSGSGSSGGSLGGYSGGGGLGGGGGGVLGGGGGGGGSMNPGGGGGGHRGGSNMYGPNSPPTGSLPPFYESLKAGSLGGGAGSNGNGLGGVFAQHYANYSLLGPLAMDCDTGQHHHQQQQQQDIYNQQKQYSLLQNVCESYGISFKEEEEDELSEYVAAAVAAQQQEQQQQQQQQQQQQQQQQQQQNQRQQVVPKVEGSVLPPVHLLGAPQHTYNMFSVDTAAAAAADQMVVDMVSGSVVDPLPFTATLAFSSPAHDHNALIASLSDDLFLQRMSSPEADDTDAAMESTGNADANGLLDDDSQGQQNVSGNSSNTNIPPPVEPSVDPFPEHCQNVLGLSTSAANNNGQRSFDTSRNFAAPSQFGKNGVSSSSSSYGNGENNPSANNVGYSPLPKERAELALHISSAASPPTDATSPAPDAVPHMQQLQIQVQMSQQQHMVQQHSSASSQLQLSPGLSSFTAGGGLELHSPGAVSLPSPASCSLDGAGSGPGSLSPPASISGGPSRRTANSSDANTVQTDISNIPSLQVRVNILQQRLGLPVEVPLEFVNGGHGIKNPLANHEMTPAVPGGRPSSRAAHVTNDSVERPSANPDDPTRFTCRICAKTFSLQRLLNRHMKCHSDVKRYLCTFCGKGFNDTFDLKRHTRTHTGVRPYKCNLCEKSFTQRCSLESHCLKVHGVQHQYAYKERRTKMYVCEECGHTTSEPEVHYLHLKDNHPYSPALLKFYDKRHFKFTNANFANMLLQVRS; translated from the exons ACGGGAAATGCGATGCAGATGGCGACGGCAAGTCGTCCTCTTCCCCGGGCCCAGAGGGTTCTCAGGCTGTGACACCGGGTGTCAGCGTCAGCACAGGTGTGAGCTCCGGTGACGGTGATGCCAGGCCGCCTACTCCTGCGACCAAACCTAACGCTGCTAGTGACCACAAACCACACCGCTTCTACTCGTCCCTACTGGGTGCAGACCTGCAGCAGGCATCCACTACCCCTGCTAACG GTGGAACCCAGCGCGCCCACGTACTGACACGTGCCGAACGCAAGGAATATGCTGGTGTTGCAACAGCTccgccaccacctccaccaccttcTGCTCCACCGTCGGAGGACTCGGTGTCATCACCGCCACCGCCACCTCCAGGTGCTGGCACTCCTAGTGCAGGTGCAGTACCAGATGCCGGTATCACCCCGACGCCACCACCGGCTGCCGCCGAGCGCGTATCGGTCATTCAGCGTGCGCCCACATCTGCTCCCAGTAATGCTCCTGAGTTAGGCCCTGAGCAGGACGCACCAATAGACTACCACGTGCCCAAGAAGAGAGATGGGTCTGACACAGATCAGGATACCTCCCAG ATCGATGACAGGAGGGCTCGACCACGTTTCCAGTTGTTCAAAGTAGGAAGCAGGTTACCACCTCTTCCCATTCAGCACCTCCTGGCTCGCCACGGTGCAGGAACTCCACGCACAGCGGCTGCTGGCCACGGCCATAGCAGTAGccgtggtagtggtggtggtggcagcagtgGAGGCAGCGGAAGTTCATCTGGAAGTGGGTCCTCAGGAGGCAGTCTCGGTGGCTACTCGGGTGGTGGCGGCCTCGGAGGTGGCGGTGGCGGCGTTTTGGGTGGTGGCGGAGGAGGCGGTGGCTCGATGAACccgggaggtggtggtggtggacacCGTGGTGGTTCCAATATGTATGGACCCAATAGTCCTCCTACAG gTTCACTTCCTCCATTCTATGAGAGCCTGAAAGCTGGTAGCCTCGGTGGTGGTGCAGGAAGCAATGGTAATGGCTTGGGAGGTGTATTTGCTCAGCATTACGCAAATTACTCTCTGCTAGGTCCACTTGCAATGGACTGTGACACTGGGCAACACCACcaccaacagcaacaacagcaggacATATACAATCAGCAGAAGCAATACTCTCTCCTTCAGAATGTATGTGAATCATATGGCATTTCTttcaaagaggaggaggaggatgaactGAGCGAGTATGTTGCCGCAGCAGTGGCTGCACAGCagcaagagcagcagcagcagcagcagcaacaacaacaacagcagcagcagcagcagcagcagcaaaatcaACGCCAGCAAGTGGTTCCTAAAGTTGAGGGCAGTGTCTTGCCTCCTGTTCATCTGCTTGGTGCCCCTCAGCATACATACAATATGTTCAG TGTGGATacagctgctgcagctgcagcagaCCAGATGGTGGTGGATATGGTGTCGGGAAGTGTTGTTGATCCCCTACCCTTCACAGCAACATTAGCATTTTCAAGCCCTGCACATGACCACAATGCTCTCATTGCTTCTCTCTCTGATGATCTCTTCCTTCAACGGATGTCTTCGCCAGAGGCTGATGATACAGATGCTGCCATGGAGAGCACAGGAAATGCTGATGCAAATGGCCTACTGGATGATGACAGCCAAG GTCAGCAAAATGTCAGTGGCAACAGCAGCAATACAAATATTCCACCACCAGTCGAACCAAGTGTAGATCCATTTCCAGAACATTGTCAGAATGTACTTGGCCTTTCTACATCTGCAG CTAACAACAATGGACAGCGCAGTTTTGACACTTCACGTAATTTTGCTGCACCTTCTCAATTtggaaagaatggtgtttcatcatcctcctcctcctatgGAAATGGAGAAAACAATCCCTCAGCAAACAATGTTGGCTATAGTCCTCTCCCAAAGGAGCGTGCAGAGTTGGCACTACATATATCATCAGCAGCTTCCCCTCCGACAGATGCTACTTCTCCAGCCCCAGATGCTGTGCCTCATATGCAGCAACTGCAGATACAG GTGCAGATGTCACAACAGCAGCACATGGTCCAGCAGCATTCATCAGCTAGCTCACAGCTACAGCTGTCACCAGGGCTTTCATCCTTCACAGCTGGTGGAGGCCTAGAGCTGCATTCACCTGGGGCAGTTTCACTTCCATCACCCGCCTCCTGCAGCCTCGATGGAGCTGGCTCGGGACCTGGTTCTCTATCACCGCCTGCTTCAATTTCTGGAGGACCAAGTCGCAGAACGGCAAACAGCTCAGATGCAAACACTGTACAGACAGACATCAGCAACATACCATCATTGCAAGTTCGTGTTAACATCTTGCAGCAAAGG CTTGGTTTACCTGTGGAGGTGCCATTGGAGTTTGTCAATGGTGGTCATGGCATCAAAAACCCATTGGCAAACCATGAAATGACACCTGCAGTGCCTGGAGGAAGACCTTCTTCAAGGGCAGCCCATGTTACAAATGATTCTGTGGAACGTCCCTCAGCCAATCCTGATGATCCTACACGTTTTACATGTCGTATCTGCGCCAAAACCTTCAGTCTGCAGAGACTTCTCAATAGGCATATGAAGTGTCACAGTGATGTGAAACGTTACCTTTGCACTTTTTGTGGAAAAGGGTTTAATGACACTTTTGACTTGAAGCGGCATACAAGGACACATACAG GTGTTCGCCCATATAAATGCAACCTGTGTGAAAAATCCTTCACACAGCGGTGTTCTCTAGAATCTCATTGCCTCAAGGTCCATGGGGTCCAGCATCAGTATGCTTACAAAGAAAGGAGAACAAAG atGTATGTGTGCGAGGAATGTGGTCACAcaaccagtgaacctgaagttcATTACCTACACTTGAAAGACAACCATCCATACAGCCCAGCACTTCTGAAATTTTATGACAAACGTCATTTCAAGTTTACAAATGCAAACTTTGCCAACATGCTTCTGCAAGTGCGATCTTAA